A genomic segment from Gilvibacter sp. SZ-19 encodes:
- a CDS encoding murein hydrolase activator EnvC — protein sequence MTLRLLCIGLVTFLLSSNAVWAQKDERTVLEQKRREILQEIKQINSLLFDTQKKERSVLSEVEDIDKRIRAQENLIRITNRQANLLTREINVNLKKIEQLREELAQIKEDYAQMVVKSYKSKSRKSRIMFLLSSQDFLQAYKRVQYMNQYAKYRKEQGESIQRKTVELQELNKSLLEQQKEKQALIAENKKTKEALRKEKQQQEALVAELKKDESKFASQIRSKQREADEIDKQIDALIRAAIAKSNSNSRANTTGGSSTTFALTAEAKALGNSFTSNKGKLPWPVTNGVVVKRFGKQRHPQLPNVETFCSGVEIATTNNAEARSIFDGVVLDVKQIKGANKLVQIQHGSYISVYFNLGSVTVSPGQKVTTKQQVGTVAKNPASGKTIIKLMIYKNTTKLNPADWIFKM from the coding sequence ATGACCTTAAGACTGCTATGTATTGGCCTAGTAACTTTTTTGCTTTCGAGCAATGCGGTCTGGGCTCAAAAAGACGAGCGTACTGTTTTAGAACAGAAACGCAGAGAGATCTTGCAAGAGATCAAGCAGATCAATTCCCTCTTATTCGACACTCAAAAGAAAGAGCGTTCTGTACTTTCTGAAGTAGAAGACATAGACAAGCGCATCCGCGCACAAGAAAACCTGATCAGAATCACCAACAGACAGGCCAACCTACTCACGCGAGAAATCAACGTCAACCTAAAAAAGATAGAACAGCTTCGCGAAGAACTGGCGCAGATCAAAGAAGATTACGCCCAAATGGTAGTGAAGAGCTACAAGAGCAAATCGCGCAAAAGCCGGATCATGTTTCTCTTGTCTTCTCAGGATTTTCTGCAGGCATACAAGCGTGTCCAGTATATGAATCAATACGCCAAGTATCGCAAGGAGCAAGGCGAAAGTATTCAACGTAAGACAGTCGAGCTACAAGAGCTCAATAAATCTTTACTGGAACAACAAAAAGAGAAACAGGCCTTGATCGCTGAGAATAAAAAGACCAAAGAGGCTTTGCGCAAAGAGAAGCAGCAGCAAGAAGCCCTAGTTGCAGAACTCAAAAAAGACGAGTCTAAGTTTGCCAGTCAGATCAGAAGCAAGCAGCGTGAGGCCGACGAGATTGACAAGCAGATCGATGCGCTGATCCGTGCAGCTATTGCCAAGTCCAACTCAAATTCCAGAGCGAACACCACTGGTGGAAGTTCTACCACTTTTGCACTTACTGCTGAGGCAAAAGCCTTGGGAAATAGCTTTACCAGTAATAAAGGCAAACTGCCGTGGCCAGTTACCAATGGAGTAGTTGTGAAGCGTTTTGGAAAACAGCGCCATCCGCAGCTGCCAAATGTCGAGACCTTTTGTAGTGGGGTAGAGATAGCGACCACTAACAATGCTGAAGCACGCTCTATTTTCGACGGAGTGGTTTTAGATGTAAAACAGATCAAAGGAGCCAATAAGCTGGTTCAGATCCAGCACGGAAGCTATATCAGTGTTTATTTCAATTTAGGATCAGTAACGGTGAGCCCTGGTCAGAAGGTAACTACCAAGCAGCAAGTAGGAACTGTAGCTAAGAATCCTGCAAGCGGAAAGACCATTATCAAGTTAATGATCTACAAGAATACTACGAAACTCAACCCAGCAGATTGGATCTTTAAGATGTAA
- a CDS encoding acyl-CoA thioesterase produces MEAKTPKDSCTIITDLVLPSETNPLGNMFGGELLARMDRAASIAARRHSRRIVVTASVNHVAFNRTIPLGSVVTVEARISRSFRSSMEIFLDVWIEDRESGLRSKANEAIYTFVAVDDTGNPVRVPPVKPETDLEKQRFDAALRRRQLSLVLAGKIKPSEATELKALFTE; encoded by the coding sequence ATGGAGGCCAAGACACCTAAAGATTCTTGCACGATTATTACCGATCTGGTTTTGCCTAGTGAAACCAATCCACTTGGAAACATGTTTGGAGGGGAGCTCCTAGCACGTATGGACCGTGCTGCAAGTATCGCTGCCCGAAGACACAGCCGCAGAATAGTGGTTACCGCCTCTGTGAATCATGTTGCCTTTAACAGAACCATCCCCTTGGGTAGTGTAGTTACTGTAGAGGCTCGGATCTCCCGTTCTTTTAGGAGTTCTATGGAAATCTTCCTAGACGTTTGGATAGAAGACCGCGAGAGTGGCTTGCGTTCTAAAGCAAACGAAGCAATCTATACCTTTGTAGCGGTAGACGACACTGGAAATCCGGTGCGAGTTCCTCCTGTAAAGCCAGAGACCGACTTGGAAAAACAACGTTTTGACGCAGCATTAAGACGACGTCAATTGAGTTTAGTACTTGCCGGAAAAATAAAACCCTCCGAAGCAACAGAGCTCAAGGCCCTGTTTACGGAATAA
- a CDS encoding SPOR domain-containing protein encodes MRLDSYISDLLYRYECVILPGFGAFLTQYQPARIHESTDAFYPPSKLLSFNRQLQSNDGLLADHIAKSKDISYADALTAIRSYTRFLEHELEAGKNIIIEAVGSLAMEAGKISFEPSAENNYLTASFGLSQFVQPAMSRSSEEAIALEAEPLLFTPTQEQRPVYLKYAAIGLIAIGLTSFGGLKIYESGVKQHNYVQSQDAKDRVQNSIQEATFVISNPLPSLEVNLPKYQGRYHIIAGAFREEANAHKKIAQLQAQGFEARLLGKNKYGLHQVSYESHSERSAALKALRNIKNNNNKDAWLLVKQFN; translated from the coding sequence ATGCGTCTTGACAGTTACATCAGCGATTTACTTTACCGATACGAATGTGTGATTCTACCTGGTTTTGGAGCGTTTCTAACGCAGTATCAACCAGCTAGAATTCATGAATCTACAGATGCTTTTTATCCGCCGAGCAAATTGTTGTCCTTCAACAGACAATTGCAATCTAATGATGGCTTGCTAGCAGATCATATTGCAAAGTCCAAAGACATCAGTTATGCAGACGCTTTAACTGCTATTCGTAGCTATACGCGCTTTTTGGAGCACGAGCTCGAAGCAGGGAAGAACATCATTATCGAGGCTGTTGGGTCCTTGGCTATGGAGGCCGGGAAGATCAGTTTCGAACCGAGCGCTGAGAATAATTACCTCACAGCTTCTTTTGGACTTTCTCAATTTGTTCAACCTGCAATGAGTCGTTCTTCTGAGGAAGCCATTGCGTTAGAGGCAGAACCACTGTTGTTTACACCTACACAAGAACAGCGTCCGGTTTATCTAAAATATGCTGCAATAGGGCTTATAGCTATTGGTTTAACTAGCTTCGGAGGTCTTAAGATTTATGAATCTGGAGTTAAACAACACAACTATGTGCAGTCTCAGGACGCTAAAGACCGCGTTCAAAACAGTATTCAAGAGGCAACCTTCGTAATTAGCAATCCGTTGCCGAGCTTAGAGGTAAATCTTCCGAAGTACCAAGGTCGCTACCACATTATTGCTGGTGCATTCCGCGAAGAAGCTAACGCACACAAGAAAATTGCTCAGCTTCAAGCACAAGGCTTCGAGGCCCGTTTATTGGGCAAGAACAAGTATGGCCTGCACCAAGTGAGCTATGAGAGCCACAGCGAGAGATCTGCAGCACTAAAGGCTTTGCGTAATATCAAGAATAACAACAATAAAGACGCCTGGTTGTTGGTAAAACAATTCAACTAG
- the dprA gene encoding DNA-processing protein DprA, which translates to MNTAELQALLALQYKPGISNAVAKKLLTHFKEPYAVLAASKKALQELSWVPQHALNNWKWDKALAAAADQQALMSANQVNAVAYYEPDYPRALKHCTDGPLILFYKGNIPWQQQRWISVVGTRRMTAYGQHQCRALIRELRPYNPVVVSGLAFGVDITAHQAALEFGLPTVACLAQGLNEVYPKAHKNIAQQLLKQGGLVSETWIDSSFHNRFFIRRNRIIAGLSAATIVVESAHKGGSLSTAEMAFSYNREVYAIPGRRSDAQSAGCHGLIERQLAQIYTDLPKLIDNLGWDKQHPQQTRLEFESLIKLDMQEQAVYKLLPTDQAVHIEKLRANWDASAGNLPALLLSLELKGWIRPLPGQLFIRA; encoded by the coding sequence TTGAATACTGCTGAGCTGCAAGCACTTTTGGCCTTGCAATACAAGCCAGGCATCAGTAATGCCGTGGCAAAAAAACTCCTTACGCACTTTAAAGAGCCTTATGCTGTCTTGGCTGCTTCTAAAAAAGCCTTACAGGAATTGTCTTGGGTTCCACAACACGCGCTAAACAATTGGAAATGGGACAAAGCTCTGGCTGCAGCCGCAGATCAGCAAGCGCTAATGTCGGCGAATCAGGTAAATGCGGTAGCATATTATGAGCCCGACTACCCTAGAGCATTAAAGCATTGCACAGACGGTCCTTTAATTCTATTCTACAAAGGAAATATACCTTGGCAACAGCAGCGCTGGATATCCGTGGTCGGCACACGTAGAATGACCGCTTACGGACAACATCAATGTCGCGCATTGATCAGAGAACTGAGACCTTATAATCCTGTAGTAGTCTCTGGATTGGCTTTTGGGGTTGATATAACTGCACATCAGGCGGCCTTAGAGTTTGGCTTACCAACGGTTGCTTGTTTGGCACAAGGCCTGAACGAGGTCTATCCAAAAGCACATAAAAATATTGCCCAACAACTCTTAAAGCAAGGTGGGCTGGTTTCCGAGACTTGGATAGACAGTAGTTTTCACAATCGTTTTTTTATCCGCAGAAACAGGATCATTGCAGGCTTGTCAGCAGCCACAATTGTTGTCGAATCGGCCCATAAAGGCGGTAGCCTCAGTACAGCGGAGATGGCCTTTTCATACAACAGAGAGGTCTATGCAATACCAGGCAGAAGGTCGGATGCACAAAGTGCTGGTTGCCATGGCCTGATCGAAAGGCAGCTTGCACAGATCTATACCGATCTGCCCAAGCTCATCGATAATTTGGGTTGGGATAAGCAGCATCCGCAGCAAACTCGCCTAGAATTTGAAAGCTTAATCAAACTGGATATGCAGGAGCAAGCCGTCTATAAGTTGTTGCCTACAGATCAGGCAGTGCATATAGAAAAACTGAGGGCAAATTGGGATGCTTCCGCAGGGAACCTACCCGCACTTTTGTTATCCTTAGAACTAAAAGGTTGGATAAGGCCTTTACCAGGCCAACTTTTTATTCGCGCTTAA
- a CDS encoding DUF4292 domain-containing protein, which yields MRIHTILAFVFLLSSCGSAKLVNGSRDANPGFSVKDIIKTHQAAAPQFETLAARVNVDYEDEKSSQNITVSLRMEKNKTIWIKASLLGITLSKAMLTPDRVQYYERISNTYFDGDFALISDWLGTDIDFEKAQNILLGQSIFRLESQAYNKSVENNQYKLAPKQELPLFTHFLALNPDFFKIASQGIDQQSKGRQLRMYYPDYQKVGDQVLPKKVVIKASENEAITTLEIDFRSIDLNIPIRFPFTMPDGLTEIQLD from the coding sequence TTGAGAATACATACAATCCTCGCCTTTGTTTTTCTGCTGAGTTCCTGCGGAAGCGCTAAGCTGGTCAATGGTTCCAGAGATGCCAATCCCGGCTTCTCGGTAAAAGACATTATAAAGACGCATCAGGCGGCAGCCCCACAATTTGAGACCTTGGCTGCTCGTGTCAATGTGGATTATGAAGATGAGAAATCATCACAGAACATTACGGTTTCGCTGCGGATGGAAAAGAACAAGACCATTTGGATCAAGGCTTCCCTTCTGGGAATAACCTTGTCTAAGGCCATGCTCACTCCAGATCGTGTGCAATATTACGAGCGCATCAGCAATACCTACTTCGATGGAGATTTTGCACTGATCAGCGATTGGTTGGGTACCGATATCGATTTTGAAAAAGCACAGAACATATTGTTAGGGCAGTCGATTTTTAGATTGGAATCTCAGGCCTATAACAAGAGTGTAGAGAACAACCAGTACAAGTTAGCTCCGAAGCAAGAGTTGCCTTTGTTTACACATTTTCTGGCTTTGAATCCGGATTTCTTTAAAATTGCGAGTCAGGGGATCGATCAGCAATCAAAAGGGCGGCAATTAAGAATGTATTATCCTGATTATCAAAAGGTAGGAGATCAGGTTTTGCCTAAAAAGGTAGTGATAAAAGCCTCTGAAAATGAGGCGATCACCACTTTGGAGATCGACTTTCGATCTATAGATTTAAATATTCCGATCCGTTTTCCGTTTACTATGCCAGACGGACTGACCGAAATTCAATTGGATTAA
- a CDS encoding S8 family serine peptidase, which translates to MRKTTPFLVSTKKLLATAVVALFALTSFAQNPYAFVFNGEYVTLEENIETFSWDQMPETSKLGGGYFGWIQFEQTPNQQIQDYFETNDLRLLDYVGAGTYLFYMAETTPISVLAERKVRAIAPVDGRFKMAPEILNNEIPDYALSGDRILVTLEYHDIVNKDYILDDLRSQQIEVVQVYDSANYMDLIISDNCLESLSNSAYVSYVGLVPAPPVKEDVQGKSLHRSNGLDTQMIGGWNYTGAGVGVLVRDDGLIGPHIDFQGRIDNIPATSGGSHGDGVAGIFAGAGNLNPRYRGMAAGSDMYVSNYFASFLDSPTTSLISDGTVMITNSSYGDGCNGGYTLNARTVDQQTNDFESVLHVFSCGNSNGLDCGYGAGTQWGNITGGHKQGKNVIATANVFFDGSLVGSSSHGPARDGRIKPDITAHGQGHISTGANNTYSAFGGTSGASPGIAGVSAQLYELYADTHGGVMPKSGLVKGALLNTANDAGNVGPDFKFGWGIVNGLRAGKLLSEDRFIVESISNGELNTNTLTVPAGTTQMRIMIYWTDPAAAAGASTALINDLDLVVKDPSDTSYLPWVLDPTPDPVTLDLPATNGADHLNNMEQVLINDPVAGDYTVEVSGFDVPFGPQEYFILYEFIQENLTMVYPNFTETLVPGEVSVIHWDAINTTAAFDLEYTVDDGATWTPITTVSATTTNYSWTVPEELTGSARVRITSGTFSDESDNNFSIAPQVTGVEILQVCDTSMSITWDAVEGAENYDVYLLGEKYMEVVTNVTENWASIPITSATDDNWIAVAAKNDTDGWANLRTTAIKTDGSLNCDFANDLAVLSIDNSGSEFNFVCDASPVTVKTTIFNSSMNPQSGFEVSYQLDSDTPVTEAFTGTIEPGAIAQFSFATPLSIADAGNHDISVTVNLVTDEDSSNDNQTNTYFVATEASPISDFEDFQTTGFPSEGWYIDNPDGDRTWQINSFTVGSDGETTRVGFVDNFIYDAIGQLDAVVTEVYDLSGADVPGVLFDLAKAQRVAGDGDGLRVDVSTDCGTTWVNVYEKFGSDLSTIPGFRTTPWIPTAASDWRNEQIDLSAFIGEQIQLRFVNIAGNSNRTFIDNVFVLNNYLGTADNALTGISMYPNPTQGVFTIASSNTFETMDMTISNTLGQIVMTQNNLELGNGNSATVDVSGLGSGIYFVRLNAGGKQTVKKLVVR; encoded by the coding sequence ATGAGAAAAACTACACCTTTTCTCGTTAGCACGAAGAAGTTATTGGCAACAGCTGTTGTGGCACTTTTCGCGCTTACGAGTTTTGCCCAAAATCCGTATGCCTTTGTTTTTAATGGCGAGTACGTGACCTTGGAAGAAAACATCGAGACCTTTTCATGGGATCAAATGCCAGAAACCTCTAAACTTGGAGGTGGTTATTTTGGTTGGATCCAATTTGAACAAACGCCCAATCAACAAATTCAAGATTATTTTGAAACCAATGATCTGCGCTTGCTAGATTATGTTGGTGCTGGGACCTATCTGTTCTACATGGCAGAAACTACACCGATCAGTGTATTGGCAGAGCGCAAAGTGCGTGCTATAGCTCCAGTAGATGGTCGTTTTAAAATGGCGCCAGAAATTCTAAACAACGAAATTCCGGATTATGCCCTGAGCGGTGATCGCATTTTAGTGACCTTAGAGTATCACGATATTGTGAACAAGGACTATATTTTAGACGACCTTCGCTCGCAACAGATCGAAGTTGTTCAGGTATATGACAGCGCCAATTATATGGACCTGATCATTTCTGACAATTGTTTGGAAAGCTTGTCTAATTCTGCTTATGTGAGTTATGTTGGACTCGTCCCAGCTCCTCCTGTTAAAGAAGATGTGCAAGGAAAAAGCTTACACCGTTCTAACGGTTTGGACACTCAAATGATAGGCGGATGGAACTATACCGGAGCCGGCGTGGGAGTTCTTGTGCGTGATGATGGTCTTATAGGCCCTCACATCGATTTTCAAGGCCGTATAGATAACATACCTGCTACTTCCGGTGGATCTCACGGAGATGGCGTAGCTGGTATCTTTGCTGGTGCCGGAAATCTCAACCCACGTTACCGCGGAATGGCAGCTGGTTCAGACATGTATGTTTCGAACTACTTCGCCTCTTTCTTAGATAGTCCAACAACCAGCTTGATCAGTGACGGGACTGTTATGATCACCAACTCTTCTTATGGAGATGGTTGTAATGGAGGATACACTCTGAACGCCCGTACCGTAGATCAACAGACCAACGACTTTGAGAGCGTGCTACACGTTTTCTCTTGTGGAAATTCTAACGGATTGGATTGTGGTTATGGTGCCGGTACCCAGTGGGGTAATATTACTGGCGGTCACAAACAAGGAAAGAACGTAATTGCTACGGCCAACGTATTCTTTGACGGATCATTGGTAGGTAGTAGTAGCCACGGACCAGCTCGTGACGGTCGTATAAAACCAGATATTACTGCGCACGGTCAAGGACATATCTCAACTGGAGCCAATAATACTTACAGTGCCTTTGGAGGAACTTCTGGAGCTTCTCCGGGAATCGCTGGAGTTTCTGCTCAATTGTATGAGCTATACGCCGATACGCACGGAGGAGTAATGCCAAAATCCGGTCTTGTGAAGGGAGCCCTATTGAATACTGCTAACGATGCTGGTAACGTTGGGCCTGACTTTAAATTTGGATGGGGTATAGTTAATGGACTTCGCGCCGGTAAGTTGCTAAGCGAAGATCGCTTTATCGTCGAATCGATAAGCAATGGCGAACTCAACACCAATACGCTCACTGTTCCAGCGGGAACCACCCAAATGCGCATCATGATCTATTGGACAGACCCGGCTGCGGCTGCTGGTGCATCTACAGCACTAATCAACGACCTGGATTTAGTGGTTAAAGATCCGTCAGACACTTCGTATTTGCCTTGGGTATTGGATCCAACTCCAGACCCTGTGACTCTGGACTTGCCTGCTACCAATGGAGCAGACCACCTCAACAATATGGAACAAGTGCTGATAAACGATCCGGTTGCCGGCGATTACACGGTGGAAGTAAGCGGATTTGACGTACCATTCGGTCCACAAGAGTACTTTATCCTCTATGAGTTCATTCAGGAAAACCTGACGATGGTTTATCCGAACTTTACCGAGACCTTAGTACCTGGAGAAGTTTCTGTGATCCACTGGGATGCTATCAATACTACCGCAGCTTTCGACTTAGAATATACGGTAGACGACGGTGCAACCTGGACGCCGATAACAACAGTATCTGCCACAACAACCAACTACAGCTGGACAGTACCAGAAGAGTTGACCGGAAGTGCACGTGTTAGAATAACCAGCGGTACTTTTAGCGACGAGAGTGATAATAATTTCTCTATAGCACCTCAAGTTACAGGTGTAGAGATCTTGCAAGTATGTGATACTTCTATGTCTATTACATGGGATGCCGTTGAGGGCGCTGAAAACTACGACGTTTACCTATTGGGTGAAAAATATATGGAAGTGGTTACCAATGTGACTGAAAATTGGGCTTCTATTCCAATTACCAGTGCTACCGATGACAACTGGATCGCTGTGGCGGCCAAGAATGATACTGATGGCTGGGCTAATTTGCGCACCACGGCTATAAAAACAGATGGCTCATTAAACTGTGACTTTGCGAACGACTTAGCTGTGTTGAGCATCGACAACAGCGGTAGTGAGTTCAACTTTGTTTGTGACGCTAGTCCGGTTACTGTTAAAACGACCATCTTCAATTCCTCAATGAATCCTCAGAGTGGCTTTGAGGTAAGCTATCAGCTCGATAGTGACACTCCAGTAACCGAAGCATTTACTGGTACCATTGAGCCTGGCGCGATCGCTCAGTTCAGTTTTGCCACCCCACTCAGCATTGCAGATGCCGGCAATCACGATATTAGTGTAACGGTGAATTTGGTGACTGACGAAGACAGCTCTAACGACAATCAGACCAATACTTATTTTGTAGCTACTGAAGCGAGCCCAATTAGTGATTTTGAAGACTTCCAGACCACTGGTTTCCCATCGGAAGGATGGTATATCGACAACCCAGATGGAGACAGAACTTGGCAGATCAATAGCTTCACTGTTGGAAGTGATGGAGAGACCACTCGTGTCGGGTTTGTAGACAACTTCATCTATGATGCCATTGGCCAATTGGATGCCGTGGTAACAGAAGTATACGATCTGAGTGGTGCGGATGTTCCAGGAGTCTTGTTCGATCTTGCAAAAGCGCAGCGTGTAGCAGGAGATGGCGATGGCCTCCGCGTAGATGTATCTACCGACTGCGGAACCACTTGGGTAAATGTTTACGAGAAGTTCGGTTCGGACCTATCGACCATTCCAGGATTCAGAACTACGCCATGGATACCGACTGCGGCCAGCGACTGGCGTAACGAACAGATCGATCTTTCTGCCTTTATTGGAGAGCAGATCCAATTGCGATTTGTGAATATTGCCGGGAACAGCAACCGTACTTTCATAGATAACGTCTTTGTACTGAATAATTATTTAGGAACTGCCGATAACGCATTGACCGGTATTAGCATGTATCCGAACCCAACGCAAGGCGTGTTCACCATAGCCAGTTCTAATACCTTTGAGACCATGGATATGACCATAAGCAATACGCTAGGGCAGATCGTCATGACGCAAAACAACTTGGAATTGGGTAACGGAAACAGTGCAACTGTGGACGTTTCAGGATTGGGCAGCGGAATTTATTTTGTACGTCTAAACGCAGGCGGCAAACAAACCGTTAAGAAGTTAGTGGTACGCTAA
- the trpS gene encoding tryptophan--tRNA ligase, which yields MARILTGVQSTGTPHLGNLLGAILPAIQMAESPENESFLFIADMHSLTQIKDATTLRDNTYRTAAAWLACGLDIEKTVFYRQSDVPQVTELAWYLGCFFPYQRLTLAHSFKDKADRLEDVNAGIFTYPMLMAADILAYDAEIVPVGKDQQQHLEFTRDVASRFHAKMGECFVLPETELQKDTMYVPGTDGNKMSKSRENTINIFLPDKKLRKQIMGIQTDSTPLEEPKDPDTCNVFALYSLMASEEETAAMAEKYRAGGFGYGHAKQALFELIQTKFATIRERFDYYMDNLEEIDAALAVGAAKASAVANEVIGRVRQKTGY from the coding sequence ATGGCTAGAATATTAACCGGAGTACAAAGCACAGGAACCCCGCATTTAGGGAATCTGCTAGGTGCGATCTTACCGGCTATTCAAATGGCGGAATCGCCAGAAAATGAGTCTTTTCTTTTTATTGCGGATATGCACTCGCTAACGCAGATCAAAGATGCGACCACTTTAAGAGACAACACTTATCGCACGGCGGCAGCCTGGTTAGCCTGTGGTCTTGACATAGAGAAGACTGTATTTTACAGACAAAGTGATGTGCCACAAGTAACCGAACTGGCCTGGTACTTGGGTTGTTTTTTCCCTTATCAACGTTTAACACTTGCACACTCTTTTAAAGACAAGGCAGACCGTTTGGAAGATGTCAACGCTGGGATCTTTACCTATCCTATGCTGATGGCTGCAGATATTTTGGCTTACGACGCTGAGATCGTTCCTGTGGGTAAAGACCAACAACAGCACTTGGAGTTTACCAGAGATGTTGCCAGCAGATTCCACGCCAAGATGGGCGAGTGTTTTGTTTTGCCAGAAACCGAACTGCAGAAAGACACCATGTACGTGCCCGGAACCGATGGAAATAAAATGAGCAAGTCTCGAGAGAATACCATCAATATCTTTTTACCAGACAAGAAACTGCGCAAACAGATCATGGGTATACAAACGGACAGCACACCTTTGGAGGAGCCGAAAGACCCAGACACTTGCAATGTCTTTGCCCTTTACAGCTTAATGGCTAGCGAAGAAGAAACCGCAGCCATGGCTGAGAAGTATCGCGCAGGTGGTTTTGGATACGGCCATGCAAAGCAAGCCCTTTTCGAATTGATCCAAACCAAATTTGCCACCATTAGGGAGCGCTTTGATTACTATATGGATAATTTAGAGGAGATCGATGCTGCCTTGGCCGTTGGAGCTGCAAAGGCCAGTGCAGTAGCCAATGAGGTCATTGGACGCGTACGTCAAAAGACCGGCTATTAA